A region of Lycium barbarum isolate Lr01 chromosome 3, ASM1917538v2, whole genome shotgun sequence DNA encodes the following proteins:
- the LOC132633053 gene encoding flotillin-like protein 3, translating to MGFPKYVVARPSEMLAITGRGISEILLKKKHFVLPFQKCTRLNISPVNYSFQVQAMSAEKLPFCLPAVFTIGPKVLDENNYESLIKYAKLVSNSDKESTHIQDLVKGIIEGETRVLAASMTMEQIFKGAKEFKKEVFEKVQLELNQFGLYIYNANVKQLVDVPGHEYFSYLGQKTQMEAANQAKIDVAEARMKGEIGAKLRDGETKQNAAKIDAETVIISTKRQGESKKEQVKVRTEVEIFEKQREAEVAEANALLAKKKAGWSQTARLAEVEAEKAVAIREAELQMEVEKKKAFAQTAKLKADLLSKANVEYDIKVQETNAQLYRRQKEAEAGLFESQKKAEAQKANADAELYTRQQNTNSELYAKQKEAEGVAAIGKAEATYLGSILKELNHNYSALRDYMMINNGIYQDIAKINAQAVNGMQPKISIWSGANGECDGEGGSGLKDVASVYRMLPPLLQTVHEQTGMQPPAWLGTLPESK from the exons ATGGGGTTCCCAAAGTATGTAGTCGCCCGTCCATCGGAAATGCTTGCCATCACGGGAAGAGGCATTAGTGAAATACTACTGAAGAAGAAGCACTTTGTGTTGCCCTTTCAAAAATGCACTAGGCTTAACATATCCCCGGTGAACTACTCGTTCCAG GTACAAGCTATGAGTGCTGAAAAACTCCCTTTTTGCCTTCCCGCGGTTTTCACAATTGGGCCAAAAGTACTGGACGAGAACAACTATGAGAGCCTGATTAAGTATGCTAAGCTTGTATCCAATAGTGACAAGGAATCGACCCATATCCAAGATCTGGTAAAGGGAATTATCGAGGGAGAAACTCGTGTTCTTGCTGCTTCGATGACTATGGAACAGATCTTCAAGGGAGCCAAAGAGTTCAAGAAAGAAGTTTTTGAGAAAGTACAACTTGAACTCAATCAATTTGGGCTTTATATCTATAATGCTAATGTTAAACAACTTGTAGATGTCCCTGGCCATGAGTACTTCTCTTACCTTGGCCAAAAGACTCAGATGGAGGCCGCCAACCAAGCCAAG ATTGATGTAGCGGAGGCAAGGATGAAAGGAGAGATAGGAGCAAAACTAAGAGATGGAGAAACAAAGCAAAATGCGGCTAAGATTGATGCAGAGACAGTGATCATATCAACGAAAAGGCAAGGAGAAAGTAAAAAAGAACAAGTTAAAGTAAGGACTGAAGTGGAAATATTTGAGAAGCAAAGAGAAGCTGAGGTTGCTGAGGCGAATGCCCTGTTGGCAAAAAAGAAAGCTGGCTGGTCTCAAACTGCCAGGCTGGCGGAGGTGGAAGCCGAAAAGGCGGTGGCGATAAGAGAAGCAGAGCTGCAAATGGAAGTGGAGAAGAAGAAAGCATTTGCTCAGACTGCTAAGCTTAAGGCTGACCTTCTTAGCAAAGCTAATGTTGAATACGACATTAAG GTTCAAGAGACAAACGCACAATTATACAGGCGGCAGAAAGAAGCGGAAGCTGGACTATTCGAGAGCCAGAAGAAAGCAGAAGCACAGAAAGCAAACGCGGATGCTGAACTCTATACTCGCCAGCAGAACACAAACAGCGAGCTCTACGCAAAACAGAAGGAAGCCGAAGGAGTAGCAGCGATTGGAAAAGCAGAAGCGACTTACTTAGGATCCATTCTTAAGGAACTGAATCACAATTACTCTGCTCTTAGAGACTACATGATGATCAACAACGGTATCTATCAGGACATCGCCAAAATCAACGCTCAAGCAGTGAACGGTATGCAACCAAAGATTAGCATTTGGTCAGGCGCGAATGGCGAATGCGATGGAGAAGGTGGCAGCGGATTGAAGGATGTTGCGAGTGTGTACCGCATGTTGCCTCCTCTGCTTCAAACTGTGCACGAGCAAACTGGGATGCAGCCTCCTGCTTGGCTCGGGACATTGCCCGAGTCTAAATGA